A window from Oncorhynchus keta strain PuntledgeMale-10-30-2019 unplaced genomic scaffold, Oket_V2 Un_contig_21622_pilon_pilon, whole genome shotgun sequence encodes these proteins:
- the LOC127921192 gene encoding cell surface glycoprotein 1-like isoform X2, with translation MSFVHASITQSDLEKWERLKMSEPSESSPSPVCQACLEKGSGTPDIISKATGSMRGCSKVVTFGGVTELEEQPISSSREGEESQLLRRLLAKATVAMPIIALGSQLSEQQDSHMGGVDTAHTPPPNPGPSPLSPEAPPTLLELEARLAQYERRVREEEEDGGRDERKVPDLQKDDMMARKTGAFPRTHNTTTTFNRFLPLPGSKRPAQEVVTDRKLQQSRVSMDIPQQHPNVAMVVRPPVPSHCNYDDDDEDEEECPVPDLEKDDMLARRTRAYQHSAGRTGRSFNLFLPVPGAAQQKNTPSDGPNQLYQNTLSGGPNQLYKNTPSGGPNQLYKNTPSGGPNQLYQNTPSGGPNQLYKNTPSGGPNQLYKNTPSGGPNQLYQNTPSGGPNQLYKNTPSGEPNQLYKNTPSGGPNQLYQNTPSGGPNQLYKNTPSGGPNQLYQNTPSGGPNQLYQNTPSGGPNQLYQNTPSGGPNQLYQNTPSDGPNQLYRHKQQPSGVSTATGTEAPPSRTPTRKCLEDNPYLSSPSSPSTLLSSHPSSPQLRGREKRREEGMERGKERELERGEETKKDRGKEREMERGKEREMERGEETEMETERERRREERRQRWREERRQRWRKRRREGRR, from the exons ATGAGCTTCGTCCATGCCTCCATCACCCAGTCAGATCTGGAGAAATGGGAGAGACTCAAGATGTCTGAACCCAG tGAGTCTAGCCCCTCCCCTGTGTGTCAGGCATGTCTGGAGAAAGGTTCCGGAACCCCTGACATCATCTCTAAGGCGACGGGGTCAATGCGAGGTTGTTCTAAGGTTGTGACCTTTGGCGGCGTGACAGAGCTGGAGGAACAGCCAATCAGCTCTTCCCGGGAAGGGGAGGAGTCTCAGTTGTTACGGCGACTGCTGGCCAAGGCAACCGTTGCCATGCCGATCATCGCGCTGGGCTCCCAGCTCTCCGAGCAGCAGGATAG CCATATGGGCGGAGTAGACACTGCACATACCCCGCCTCCCAACCCTGGCCCCTCCCCCCTGAGCCCAGAGGCTCCTCCcaccctgttggagctagaagccCGTCTGGCGCAGTacgagaggagagtgagagaggaggaggaggatggagggagagatgaaaggaAGGTTCCGGACCTTCAGAAGGATGACATGATGGCCAGGAAGACAGGCGCGTTCCCCAGGACCCACAACACCACGACAACATTCAACCGCTTCCTACCACTGCCGGGTTCCAAACGCCCAGCACAGGAAGTAGTCACAGACAGGAAGCTACAGCAATCCAGGGTCTCCATGGACATTCCTCAACAGCACCCCAACGTGGCAATGGTCGTCAGGCCGCCCGTTCCCAGCCATTgtaactatgatgatgatgatgaggatgaggaagagTGCCCTGTACCAGACCTGGAGAAGGATGATATGTTGGCTCGTAGGACCAGGGCATACCAACACAGCGCGGGGAGAACCGGACGCTCCTTTAACCTGTTCCTGCCTGTCCCTGGAGCGGCCCAACAGAAGAACACCCCCTCCGATGGACCCAACCAACTCTACCAGAACACCCTCTCTGGTGGACCCAACCAACTCTACAAGAACACCCCCTCTGGTGGACCCAACCAACTCTACAAGAACACCCCCTCTGGTGGACCCAACCAACTCTACCAGAACACCCCCTCTGGTGGACCCAACCAACTCTACAAGAACACCCCCTCTGGTGGACCCAACCAACTCTACAAGAACACCCCCTCTGGTGGACCCAACCAACTCTACCAGAACACCCCCTCTGGTGGACCCAACCAACTCTACAAGAACACCCCCTCTGGTGAACCCAACCAACTCTACAAGAACACCCCCTCTGGTGGACCCAACCAACTCTACCAGAACACCCCCTCTGGTGGACCCAACCAACTCTACAAGAACACCCCCTCTGGTGGACCCAACCAACTCTACCAGAACACCCCCTCTGGTGGACCCAACCAACTCTACCAGAACACCCCCTCTGGTGGACCCAACCAACTCTACCAGAACACCCCCTCTGGTGGACCCAACCAACTCTACCAGAACACCCCCTCCGATGGACCCAACCAACTCTACAGACACAAACAGCAACCCAG TGGCGTTTCCACAGCAACAGGAACTGAAGCCCCGCCCTCTAGAACCCCAACCAGGAAGTGTCTCGAGGACAACccctatctctcctccccctcttctccctccaccctcctctcctcccacccctcctctccccagcttCGTGGTAGGGaaaaaaggagggaggaggggatggagagagggaaggagagagagttggagagaggagaggagacaaagaaggatagagggaaggagagagagatggagagagggaaagagagagagatggagagaggagaggagacagagatggagacagagagagagagaaggagagaggagaggagacagagatggagagaggagaggagacagagatggagaaagagaaggagagagggcaggagatag
- the LOC127921192 gene encoding coiled-coil domain-containing protein 86-like isoform X1: MSFVHASITQSDLEKWERLKMSEPSESSPSPVCQACLEKGSGTPDIISKATGSMRGCSKVVTFGGVTELEEQPISSSREGEESQLLRRLLAKATVAMPIIALGSQLSEQQDSHMGGVDTAHTPPPNPGPSPLSPEAPPTLLELEARLAQYERRVREEEEDGGRDERKVPDLQKDDMMARKTGAFPRTHNTTTTFNRFLPLPGSKRPAQEVVTDRKLQQSRVSMDIPQQHPNVAMVVRPPVPSHCNYDDDDEDEEECPVPDLEKDDMLARRTRAYQHSAGRTGRSFNLFLPVPGAAQQKNTPSDGPNQLYQNTLSGGPNQLYKNTPSGGPNQLYKNTPSGGPNQLYQNTPSGGPNQLYKNTPSGGPNQLYKNTPSGGPNQLYQNTPSGGPNQLYKNTPSGEPNQLYKNTPSGGPNQLYQNTPSGGPNQLYKNTPSGGPNQLYQNTPSGGPNQLYQNTPSGGPNQLYQNTPSGGPNQLYQNTPSDGPNQLYRHKQQPSSGVSTATGTEAPPSRTPTRKCLEDNPYLSSPSSPSTLLSSHPSSPQLRGREKRREEGMERGKERELERGEETKKDRGKEREMERGKEREMERGEETEMETERERRREERRQRWREERRQRWRKRRREGRR; the protein is encoded by the exons ATGAGCTTCGTCCATGCCTCCATCACCCAGTCAGATCTGGAGAAATGGGAGAGACTCAAGATGTCTGAACCCAG tGAGTCTAGCCCCTCCCCTGTGTGTCAGGCATGTCTGGAGAAAGGTTCCGGAACCCCTGACATCATCTCTAAGGCGACGGGGTCAATGCGAGGTTGTTCTAAGGTTGTGACCTTTGGCGGCGTGACAGAGCTGGAGGAACAGCCAATCAGCTCTTCCCGGGAAGGGGAGGAGTCTCAGTTGTTACGGCGACTGCTGGCCAAGGCAACCGTTGCCATGCCGATCATCGCGCTGGGCTCCCAGCTCTCCGAGCAGCAGGATAG CCATATGGGCGGAGTAGACACTGCACATACCCCGCCTCCCAACCCTGGCCCCTCCCCCCTGAGCCCAGAGGCTCCTCCcaccctgttggagctagaagccCGTCTGGCGCAGTacgagaggagagtgagagaggaggaggaggatggagggagagatgaaaggaAGGTTCCGGACCTTCAGAAGGATGACATGATGGCCAGGAAGACAGGCGCGTTCCCCAGGACCCACAACACCACGACAACATTCAACCGCTTCCTACCACTGCCGGGTTCCAAACGCCCAGCACAGGAAGTAGTCACAGACAGGAAGCTACAGCAATCCAGGGTCTCCATGGACATTCCTCAACAGCACCCCAACGTGGCAATGGTCGTCAGGCCGCCCGTTCCCAGCCATTgtaactatgatgatgatgatgaggatgaggaagagTGCCCTGTACCAGACCTGGAGAAGGATGATATGTTGGCTCGTAGGACCAGGGCATACCAACACAGCGCGGGGAGAACCGGACGCTCCTTTAACCTGTTCCTGCCTGTCCCTGGAGCGGCCCAACAGAAGAACACCCCCTCCGATGGACCCAACCAACTCTACCAGAACACCCTCTCTGGTGGACCCAACCAACTCTACAAGAACACCCCCTCTGGTGGACCCAACCAACTCTACAAGAACACCCCCTCTGGTGGACCCAACCAACTCTACCAGAACACCCCCTCTGGTGGACCCAACCAACTCTACAAGAACACCCCCTCTGGTGGACCCAACCAACTCTACAAGAACACCCCCTCTGGTGGACCCAACCAACTCTACCAGAACACCCCCTCTGGTGGACCCAACCAACTCTACAAGAACACCCCCTCTGGTGAACCCAACCAACTCTACAAGAACACCCCCTCTGGTGGACCCAACCAACTCTACCAGAACACCCCCTCTGGTGGACCCAACCAACTCTACAAGAACACCCCCTCTGGTGGACCCAACCAACTCTACCAGAACACCCCCTCTGGTGGACCCAACCAACTCTACCAGAACACCCCCTCTGGTGGACCCAACCAACTCTACCAGAACACCCCCTCTGGTGGACCCAACCAACTCTACCAGAACACCCCCTCCGATGGACCCAACCAACTCTACAGACACAAACAGCAACCCAG CAGTGGCGTTTCCACAGCAACAGGAACTGAAGCCCCGCCCTCTAGAACCCCAACCAGGAAGTGTCTCGAGGACAACccctatctctcctccccctcttctccctccaccctcctctcctcccacccctcctctccccagcttCGTGGTAGGGaaaaaaggagggaggaggggatggagagagggaaggagagagagttggagagaggagaggagacaaagaaggatagagggaaggagagagagatggagagagggaaagagagagagatggagagaggagaggagacagagatggagacagagagagagagaaggagagaggagaggagacagagatggagagaggagaggagacagagatggagaaagagaaggagagagggcaggagatag